One segment of Campylobacter concisus DNA contains the following:
- a CDS encoding MOSC domain-containing protein has product MAIVKALLIGEVKNYGSQSATDKLNTPWSSAIFKVAQNGEIFANELGFVGDSVADTKHHGGPEKAIFANSFLNYTDWESFLGLKNMAYGAMGENLCVDGLDESCVYVGDIHKIGSLVLQVSQPRKPCFKLSKRWGNENMATHIFETGLTGWYYRVITPGSCKAGDVIEVIEKDPVHMSILEVNRLFHAPSENLNLLEKFNSLTTLPKSWYGDMERRIQGIYSTEYMRNL; this is encoded by the coding sequence ATGGCAATAGTAAAAGCATTATTAATTGGCGAGGTGAAAAACTATGGCTCGCAAAGTGCAACTGATAAGTTAAATACACCATGGAGTTCAGCTATATTTAAAGTAGCTCAAAATGGTGAAATTTTTGCAAATGAGCTTGGCTTTGTGGGTGATAGTGTCGCTGATACAAAGCACCATGGAGGCCCAGAAAAAGCTATATTTGCAAATTCGTTTTTAAACTACACCGATTGGGAGAGTTTTTTAGGATTGAAAAATATGGCTTATGGTGCGATGGGAGAGAATTTATGTGTTGATGGGCTTGATGAGAGCTGCGTTTATGTGGGTGATATCCATAAGATTGGCTCGCTTGTGCTTCAAGTCTCGCAGCCTAGAAAGCCATGCTTTAAGCTCTCAAAAAGATGGGGCAATGAAAATATGGCTACTCACATCTTTGAAACTGGCCTTACTGGCTGGTATTACCGCGTCATAACACCAGGATCGTGCAAGGCAGGTGACGTGATAGAAGTTATAGAAAAAGATCCAGTTCATATGAGCATTTTAGAAGTAAATAGACTTTTTCACGCGCCAAGTGAAAATTTAAATTTACTAGAGAAATTTAACTCTCTCACCACTCTTCCAAAAAGTTGGTATGGTGACATGGAAAGACGTATTCAAGGTATTTATAGTACGGAATATATGAGAAATTTATAA
- the luxS gene encoding S-ribosylhomocysteine lyase, which produces MPLLDSFCVDHVKMQAPGVRLAKSMKTPKGDDISVFDLRFCKPNEEILPEKGTHTLEHLFAGFMRNHLNGNGVEIIDISPMGCRTGFYMSVIGTPSEEAVKKAWLASMKDILEVKDQDKIPELNKFQCGTYKMHSLDEAHAIAKKILDLGLVIINNDEIKLDVDAMGLKKH; this is translated from the coding sequence ATGCCATTACTTGATAGTTTTTGTGTAGATCACGTAAAAATGCAAGCCCCAGGAGTAAGACTAGCAAAAAGTATGAAAACGCCAAAGGGCGATGATATCAGTGTTTTTGACTTGAGATTTTGTAAGCCAAATGAAGAAATTTTGCCAGAAAAGGGTACTCATACATTAGAGCATTTATTTGCTGGCTTTATGAGAAACCATCTAAACGGCAATGGAGTAGAGATCATCGACATCTCACCGATGGGCTGTAGAACTGGCTTTTATATGAGTGTGATCGGCACACCTAGCGAAGAGGCTGTAAAAAAGGCATGGTTAGCCTCTATGAAAGATATTTTAGAAGTCAAAGACCAAGATAAAATCCCAGAGCTAAATAAATTCCAATGTGGCACTTATAAGATGCACTCTCTTGATGAAGCGCATGCCATAGCAAAGAAAATTCTTGATCTTGGCTTAGTCATCATAAATAACGACGAGATCAAGCTTGACGTTGATGCTATGGGACTAAAAAAGCACTGA
- the dnaN gene encoding DNA polymerase III subunit beta, translating into MKVLINKNMLESIVTNTNPYLEKRDLSAITSHIYISAKDGVLNIKATDHEIGLAYKLSNVKIVDEGYATANGKKLLDIIKSLKDEEVMLETVNNYLYIKQKNSKYKLPMYKFEDFPEFPTIDGKSKFDVDAVMLGRSLKKILPSIDSNNPKFELNGAFLDIKKDFINIVGTDTRRLSVFRFQTPTEKEFSLIIPKKAINEIQKLFFDKIEIYYDENILIAQSQNFEFFTKLINGKFPDYERVIPKEVRKRLQLSRDKMIEGIKTISMLSDTMKISFAKDNITFESVIEDNSEAKTTIDYQTGLELGDEFFIGIKNRYLLDFLSSIEDENFELGFNESSLAFVVNSKELTTVIMPINL; encoded by the coding sequence ATGAAGGTTTTAATAAACAAAAATATGCTTGAAAGCATAGTAACAAATACAAATCCATATCTTGAAAAAAGAGATCTTAGTGCTATAACTTCTCACATTTATATCTCAGCAAAAGATGGTGTTTTAAACATAAAAGCAACTGATCATGAAATAGGTCTAGCATATAAGCTAAGTAATGTAAAAATCGTTGATGAAGGTTACGCAACTGCAAATGGTAAAAAATTACTTGACATTATAAAAAGTCTAAAAGACGAAGAAGTGATGTTAGAAACTGTAAACAACTATCTTTATATAAAACAAAAAAACTCAAAATATAAACTTCCGATGTATAAATTTGAAGATTTCCCAGAATTTCCAACAATTGATGGTAAATCAAAATTTGATGTTGATGCTGTTATGTTAGGAAGAAGTTTAAAGAAAATTTTACCAAGTATTGATAGTAATAACCCAAAATTTGAACTAAACGGAGCTTTTCTTGATATTAAAAAAGACTTTATAAATATCGTCGGAACTGACACAAGAAGACTTAGTGTATTTAGATTTCAAACACCAACTGAAAAAGAATTTTCACTTATAATCCCTAAAAAAGCTATCAATGAAATACAAAAATTATTTTTTGACAAGATAGAAATTTACTATGATGAAAATATCTTAATTGCTCAAAGTCAAAATTTTGAATTTTTCACAAAACTTATAAATGGCAAATTTCCAGATTACGAGCGTGTAATACCAAAAGAGGTAAGAAAAAGACTTCAATTAAGTAGAGATAAGATGATAGAGGGTATAAAAACTATCTCAATGCTAAGTGATACAATGAAAATATCTTTTGCAAAAGACAATATAACATTTGAAAGTGTTATAGAAGACAACTCTGAAGCAAAAACTACGATAGATTATCAAACTGGTTTAGAGCTTGGAGATGAATTTTTCATAGGTATAAAAAATAGATATCTACTTGACTTTTTAAGTAGCATCGAGGATGAAAATTTTGAGCTTGGATTTAATGAAAGCTCACTAGCATTTGTTGTAAATTCAAAAGAATTAACAACAGTAATAATGCCGATAAATTTATAA
- a CDS encoding HD domain-containing protein, whose product MISAKLIEHIFKAASISRWNDYPKMTNLVELDKQAHKFIIAYFIAKQEQDADMNYIIEAGIFEFLSRVVVTDIRPDVFHHIQKTKKEQINSWVLSNLDSLISDIENGEFLERFKNYFKSDRKHEKERLILKAASYLATRWEFSIVYQTSQFLSDIDELKAKVEEEMEDYYELIGVRKIAMNQKLARLVDLSGRLRFQKRWAQTPRIPETAVLGHMLVVAILSYFYSLKAKACKKRLENNFFCALFHDLPESLTRDIISPVKYGVKGLNEIISEYEMRLIDERILPFVPEKIKDEFSYILGIRKDGEKFIKDEFGNRTYERKIICHEGTMENVNEDKFNPIDGKALKYCDKISAYIEAGISISYGVKSKELTDGFNNMYKFFSEKPKIDGVDFLEICDDFNEHFGLERPPLR is encoded by the coding sequence ATGATAAGTGCTAAGCTTATAGAACATATCTTTAAAGCAGCATCTATATCACGTTGGAATGACTATCCAAAGATGACAAATTTAGTCGAGCTTGATAAGCAGGCTCATAAATTTATCATCGCTTATTTCATAGCAAAACAAGAACAAGACGCCGATATGAACTATATCATTGAGGCTGGAATTTTTGAGTTTTTAAGTAGGGTTGTAGTCACAGACATACGTCCAGACGTCTTTCACCACATCCAAAAGACAAAAAAAGAGCAGATAAATAGCTGGGTCTTAAGTAATCTTGATAGTCTTATTTCAGATATTGAAAATGGCGAGTTTTTAGAGAGATTTAAAAATTATTTTAAAAGTGATAGAAAGCATGAAAAAGAACGCCTTATCCTAAAAGCAGCCAGCTATCTTGCCACTAGGTGGGAATTTTCTATCGTCTATCAAACAAGCCAGTTTTTAAGCGACATCGACGAGCTTAAGGCGAAGGTTGAGGAGGAGATGGAGGATTATTACGAGCTAATTGGCGTTAGAAAGATCGCTATGAATCAAAAATTAGCCCGCCTTGTTGATTTAAGTGGTAGGCTAAGGTTTCAAAAACGCTGGGCACAAACGCCTCGTATTCCTGAAACTGCGGTCTTAGGGCATATGCTAGTAGTTGCGATACTTAGCTATTTTTACTCACTAAAAGCAAAAGCTTGCAAAAAACGTTTAGAAAATAACTTCTTTTGCGCACTATTTCATGACCTGCCAGAGAGCCTCACAAGAGATATCATAAGCCCTGTGAAATACGGCGTAAAAGGGCTAAATGAAATTATCAGCGAGTATGAGATGAGGCTTATTGATGAGAGGATTTTGCCGTTTGTGCCTGAAAAGATAAAAGACGAGTTTAGCTACATCCTTGGCATCAGAAAAGATGGTGAAAAATTTATAAAAGATGAGTTTGGAAATAGAACTTACGAGCGTAAAATCATATGCCACGAAGGGACGATGGAAAACGTAAATGAGGATAAATTTAACCCAATAGATGGCAAAGCACTAAAATACTGCGACAAGATATCAGCCTACATAGAAGCTGGAATTTCTATAAGCTATGGCGTCAAGTCAAAAGAGCTAACTGACGGTTTTAATAATATGTATAAATTTTTTAGTGAAAAACCTAAGATCGACGGAGTGGATTTTTTAGAAATTTGCGATGATTTTAATGAGCATTTTGGTTTAGAAAGACCCCCTCTCAGATAA
- the ruvC gene encoding crossover junction endodeoxyribonuclease RuvC: MVMKILGIDPGTKNCGYAILEKNKLKTTLLEAGLIKIKPNTLQYQITELCEGLDLIFKNHKFDEVAIEDIFFAYNPKTVLKLAQFRGALSLKILQLHGDFAEYTPLQVKKTVTGKAKADKEQVAFMVKKILGINKEIKPLDITDAIAIALTHANNLRVS, encoded by the coding sequence ATAGTGATGAAAATTTTAGGAATCGACCCAGGTACGAAGAATTGCGGTTATGCAATACTTGAAAAAAATAAATTAAAAACTACTCTTCTTGAAGCAGGACTCATAAAAATAAAACCAAACACACTTCAATATCAGATTACCGAGCTTTGTGAGGGGCTTGATCTCATCTTTAAAAATCATAAATTTGACGAGGTCGCGATCGAAGATATATTTTTTGCTTACAACCCAAAAACGGTTTTAAAACTCGCTCAGTTTCGCGGAGCGCTCAGCCTTAAAATTTTACAGCTTCATGGTGATTTTGCCGAGTATACACCGCTTCAGGTGAAAAAAACTGTCACTGGCAAGGCCAAAGCTGATAAAGAGCAAGTAGCGTTTATGGTGAAGAAAATTTTAGGTATAAATAAAGAGATAAAACCGCTTGATATCACCGATGCAATCGCGATTGCACTAACTCATGCGAATAATTTAAGAGTAAGCTAA
- the queF gene encoding preQ(1) synthase gives MSEEMKYGEKILKEFDVESDLEVWENKQTRDYVIKITLPEFCCLCPRSGYPDFATIYLEYIPNKLVVELKAIKLYINSFMNRNISHEDSINEIYSVLEKKLEPKFMKIVGDFNPRGNVHTVIEISSDLVVKKPAEEKEFAPKSRERSFSDKPREIRSTSDRGNRGSRDDKFKKDDKPRRSSNKEGFRKISYADDKKPKVVKKDK, from the coding sequence ATGAGCGAAGAGATGAAATACGGCGAGAAAATTTTAAAAGAATTTGACGTAGAGAGTGACCTTGAGGTCTGGGAAAATAAGCAAACAAGGGACTATGTCATAAAGATCACTCTGCCTGAGTTTTGCTGCCTTTGCCCTCGCTCTGGTTATCCTGACTTTGCCACAATCTATCTTGAGTATATTCCAAATAAGCTAGTTGTCGAGCTAAAAGCGATAAAGCTTTATATAAATAGCTTTATGAATCGCAATATCAGCCATGAAGATAGTATAAATGAAATTTACTCTGTTTTAGAGAAAAAACTTGAGCCTAAATTTATGAAGATAGTTGGCGACTTTAACCCACGTGGAAATGTTCATACGGTTATTGAAATAAGCTCTGATCTAGTTGTAAAAAAGCCAGCTGAAGAGAAAGAATTTGCTCCAAAAAGTAGGGAGAGAAGCTTTAGCGATAAGCCACGTGAGATACGAAGTACAAGCGATCGTGGCAATAGAGGCAGCAGAGATGATAAATTTAAAAAAGATGACAAACCAAGAAGAAGCTCAAACAAAGAGGGCTTTAGAAAGATAAGCTATGCCGATGATAAGAAGCCAAAAGTAGTCAAAAAGGATAAATAA
- the gyrB gene encoding DNA topoisomerase (ATP-hydrolyzing) subunit B, producing the protein MENNYGAENIKVLKGLEAVRKRPGMYIGDTNISGLHHMIYEVVDNSIDEAMAGYCDTIDVELTREGSAIISDNGRGIPVDMHPTEKISAATVVLTVLHAGGKFDKDTYKVSGGLHGVGVSVVNALSKKLVVNIKRDGKLHRQEFSKGIPQSDLEVIKTTNRTGTQVEFWPDDSIFEVTEFDDEILVKRFRELAYLNPKITINFKDQRNGRSESFHFEGGLESFVTDMNKANAVSKAVSFSGGEDDVLVDFALLYNDTYSENLLSFVNNIKTPDGGTHEAGFRAGLTRVITNYVQANAAAREKDTKITGEDIREGLIAVVSVKVPEPQFEGQTKGKLGSSYVKPIVQKMVFDVLTKYFEENPIEARAIMDKALMAARGREAAKKARDLTRKKESMSVGTLPGKLADCQSKDPVISELYLVEGDSAGGSAKQGRDRVFQAILPLKGKILNVEKARLDKILKSDEIKNMITALGCGIGDEFDAEKLRYHKIIIMTDADVDGSHIQTLLLTFFFRFLNKVVENGHIYLAQPPLYRYKKGKKEIYLKDEKALNEFLIETGIEGVDIEGIGSADLIDFLKIVAAYRSVLKELEKRFNVLSAIRYMIENPDIVSKSYNEIFEILRDFLKAEGHNILNHYVSEDEVRIYVQTESGLEELVVNENLFTNPLYEEALYISQKIKERGLDLHSDVIDVLDEVEKNAKKGAYIQRYKGLGEMNPEQLWETTMNPENRRLLKIDINDAISASDTFNLFMGDEVEPRRNYIQDHAKDVKHLDI; encoded by the coding sequence ATGGAAAATAATTACGGCGCAGAAAATATCAAAGTACTAAAAGGGCTTGAGGCGGTCAGGAAACGCCCAGGCATGTATATAGGCGATACTAACATAAGCGGTCTTCACCATATGATCTATGAAGTCGTTGATAACTCTATCGACGAAGCTATGGCAGGATACTGCGATACGATCGATGTTGAGCTTACACGTGAGGGCTCAGCTATCATCAGCGATAATGGCCGTGGTATCCCAGTAGATATGCACCCAACTGAGAAAATTTCAGCTGCGACTGTTGTTCTAACTGTGCTTCACGCTGGTGGTAAATTTGATAAGGACACTTATAAGGTCTCTGGCGGTCTTCACGGCGTTGGTGTATCTGTTGTAAATGCCCTTTCTAAAAAACTAGTCGTAAATATCAAACGTGATGGCAAGCTTCACAGACAAGAATTTTCAAAAGGCATCCCACAAAGCGATCTTGAAGTTATAAAAACTACAAACCGTACAGGCACACAAGTCGAGTTTTGGCCAGATGATAGCATATTTGAAGTGACTGAATTTGATGATGAAATTTTAGTAAAAAGATTTCGCGAGCTAGCCTATCTAAACCCAAAAATAACTATAAATTTTAAAGATCAAAGAAATGGCAGAAGCGAGAGCTTTCATTTTGAGGGTGGACTTGAGAGCTTTGTAACTGATATGAACAAGGCAAATGCTGTCAGTAAAGCAGTATCATTTAGTGGCGGCGAAGATGACGTGCTTGTTGATTTTGCACTACTTTACAACGACACTTATAGTGAAAATTTATTAAGCTTTGTAAATAACATCAAAACTCCAGATGGCGGTACACACGAGGCTGGATTTAGAGCGGGCCTTACAAGAGTTATCACAAACTACGTTCAAGCAAATGCTGCTGCACGTGAAAAAGATACAAAGATAACTGGCGAAGATATACGAGAGGGACTAATAGCAGTTGTGAGCGTAAAAGTGCCAGAGCCACAGTTTGAGGGACAAACAAAGGGTAAACTAGGCTCAAGCTACGTAAAACCGATCGTTCAAAAGATGGTTTTTGATGTGCTTACAAAGTATTTTGAAGAAAATCCTATCGAAGCAAGAGCGATAATGGATAAAGCTCTAATGGCAGCTCGTGGTCGCGAAGCTGCTAAAAAAGCTAGGGATCTAACTCGCAAAAAAGAGAGCATGAGCGTAGGCACACTCCCTGGCAAACTAGCTGATTGTCAGAGCAAAGATCCAGTCATAAGTGAGCTATACCTAGTGGAGGGCGACTCTGCGGGTGGTTCTGCAAAGCAGGGACGTGATAGAGTTTTTCAAGCGATATTGCCGCTTAAGGGTAAAATTCTAAACGTTGAAAAGGCAAGACTAGATAAAATTTTAAAGTCTGATGAGATAAAAAATATGATAACAGCGCTAGGATGCGGTATTGGAGATGAATTTGACGCTGAGAAGCTTAGATATCATAAGATCATTATCATGACCGATGCTGACGTCGATGGTAGCCACATCCAGACGCTTCTTTTAACTTTTTTCTTTAGATTTTTAAATAAAGTTGTAGAAAATGGCCACATCTACCTAGCTCAGCCACCACTTTACCGCTATAAAAAAGGTAAGAAAGAAATTTATCTAAAAGATGAAAAGGCGCTAAACGAATTTCTTATCGAAACTGGCATCGAGGGCGTTGATATAGAGGGTATAGGCAGTGCTGATTTGATTGATTTCTTAAAGATCGTTGCAGCTTATAGAAGCGTCTTAAAAGAGCTTGAAAAACGCTTTAACGTCCTTTCAGCGATCCGCTATATGATAGAAAATCCAGACATCGTTTCAAAAAGCTACAATGAAATTTTTGAAATTTTAAGAGACTTCTTAAAAGCTGAGGGCCACAACATCCTAAACCACTACGTTAGCGAAGATGAGGTTAGAATTTATGTCCAAACTGAAAGTGGCCTAGAAGAGCTTGTGGTAAATGAAAATTTATTCACAAATCCACTTTACGAAGAGGCGCTTTATATTAGCCAAAAGATAAAAGAGCGCGGCTTAGACTTGCATAGTGACGTTATAGACGTGCTTGATGAAGTAGAAAAAAATGCGAAAAAAGGTGCATATATCCAGCGCTACAAAGGTCTTGGTGAGATGAACCCTGAGCAGCTTTGGGAGACTACGATGAACCCTGAGAACAGAAGACTTTTAAAGATCGATATAAACGACGCTATAAGCGCTTCTGATACGTTTAATCTCTTCATGGGCGATGAGGTCGAGCCAAGAAGAAACTACATCCAAGATCACGCAAAAGACGTTAAACACTTGGATATTTAA
- a CDS encoding DNA adenine methylase, with amino-acid sequence MKPVKQENQAYLKEQILTYLGNKRSLLGFIDLGVKYAKDELKKEKLSCCDLFSGSGVVARFLKQNSEFLVANDLELYSFITNSCYLQNATNELIDEINFWQKRLEKEIEDNLSEGFITKLYAPQDDENISFGERVFYTRKNAIFIDTARRLIDELMPEEMRKFFIAPLLYNASVHANTSGIFKGFHKNKDGIGQFGGRGQNAISRITSDINLAKPIFSNFNVPFEVYQKDANFLAKELDGLDLVYLDPPYNQHPYGSNYFMLNLIASNTEPSNISKVSGIAKDWNRSVFNKKSSASEAFFELIANLKAKFVLISFNSEGFINQDEFDQNLNKMGKVQLLRQKYNAYRGSRNLKARNIHVDELLYVLQK; translated from the coding sequence TTGAAGCCAGTAAAACAAGAAAATCAAGCCTATCTAAAAGAGCAAATTTTAACTTATCTTGGTAACAAACGCTCTCTTTTAGGCTTTATAGATCTAGGCGTAAAATACGCAAAAGACGAGCTTAAAAAAGAGAAGCTTAGCTGCTGTGACCTCTTTAGTGGAAGCGGCGTGGTGGCTAGGTTTTTAAAACAAAATAGCGAATTCCTAGTCGCAAACGACTTGGAGCTTTATAGCTTTATCACAAACTCATGCTATTTGCAAAACGCCACAAATGAGCTAATAGATGAGATAAATTTCTGGCAAAAAAGGCTTGAAAAAGAGATAGAAGATAATCTTTCTGAAGGCTTTATAACAAAACTTTATGCCCCACAAGATGATGAAAATATCTCTTTTGGCGAGCGGGTCTTTTACACAAGAAAAAATGCTATCTTCATCGACACTGCTAGAAGGCTCATAGATGAGCTAATGCCAGAGGAGATGAGAAAATTTTTCATAGCTCCGCTTCTTTATAATGCAAGCGTACATGCAAATACAAGTGGAATTTTTAAAGGTTTTCATAAAAATAAAGATGGCATCGGTCAGTTTGGTGGCAGGGGGCAAAACGCCATTTCAAGGATCACTTCTGATATAAATTTAGCTAAGCCAATTTTTTCAAATTTTAACGTGCCTTTTGAGGTCTATCAAAAGGACGCAAATTTCCTCGCAAAAGAGCTTGATGGGCTTGATCTAGTCTATCTTGATCCGCCTTATAATCAGCACCCATACGGCTCAAACTACTTCATGCTAAATCTCATCGCAAGCAACACTGAGCCAAGCAATATTTCAAAAGTTTCAGGTATCGCGAAAGACTGGAACAGATCAGTTTTTAATAAAAAATCATCAGCAAGCGAGGCATTTTTCGAGCTGATAGCAAATTTAAAGGCTAAATTTGTGCTTATCTCGTTTAACTCAGAGGGTTTTATCAACCAAGATGAATTTGATCAAAACCTAAATAAAATGGGCAAGGTTCAACTATTGCGCCAAAAGTATAACGCCTACCGCGGCAGTAGAAATTTAAAAGCTAGAAACATCCACGTAGACGAGCTTCTTTACGTTTTACAAAAGTAA
- the dnaA gene encoding chromosomal replication initiator protein DnaA — MIADEILENLSTQISPEEYQSYIKQLKFNEKASDDHIIVFTAPNELMAKFINTRYADKIAHLYEVRTGIKPNIEISSTKSSKVSKQNQINVKQIKTQSSILNPSYTFENFVCGASNQYAFLSAKAAAEKPGVLYNPLFIYGTTGLGKTHLLQSVGNHCLNKGKTVICVTSEQFMIDFTSHINNHSMPKFREKYRNCDVLLIDDVQFLGKTDKIQEEFFNTYNELLAKNGQIVMTSDRPPKTLKGFEDRMISRFDKAFMADITPPELDTKIAIIIKKCEFDKIDLNKEVINYIATNMGDNIREIEGAIINLNVFKTLMKEEITLDLAKSILKDLIKEKRENINFDTIVEIVSKELNIKQSDIKSKSRVTNIVEARRIIIYLAKMLTTNSMPQIANYFGMKDHSAVSHNIKKINELIQTNEIFSLKVTELKNKILTKG; from the coding sequence TTGATAGCAGACGAAATTTTAGAAAATCTTTCAACACAAATTTCACCTGAAGAATACCAAAGTTATATAAAGCAATTAAAATTTAACGAAAAGGCTTCAGACGATCATATTATCGTATTTACTGCACCAAATGAATTGATGGCTAAATTTATAAATACAAGATATGCTGATAAAATCGCTCATCTATATGAAGTTAGAACAGGCATAAAACCAAATATAGAAATTTCATCTACTAAAAGTAGCAAGGTATCAAAACAAAATCAAATAAATGTTAAGCAGATAAAAACACAAAGTAGCATTTTAAATCCAAGCTACACATTTGAAAATTTTGTCTGTGGAGCGTCAAATCAATACGCATTTTTAAGCGCAAAAGCAGCCGCTGAAAAGCCTGGCGTACTTTATAATCCACTTTTTATCTATGGCACAACAGGACTTGGCAAGACTCACTTACTCCAGTCAGTCGGAAATCACTGCCTAAATAAAGGAAAAACCGTTATTTGCGTAACTAGCGAACAATTTATGATAGATTTTACCAGTCACATAAATAACCACTCAATGCCAAAATTTCGTGAAAAATATAGAAACTGCGATGTTTTACTAATAGACGATGTGCAGTTTCTTGGTAAAACTGATAAAATCCAAGAGGAATTTTTCAACACATATAATGAACTTTTAGCAAAAAATGGTCAAATAGTTATGACTTCAGATCGACCTCCAAAGACACTAAAAGGCTTTGAAGATAGGATGATTTCAAGATTTGATAAGGCCTTTATGGCTGATATTACGCCACCTGAACTTGATACAAAAATAGCCATCATCATCAAAAAATGCGAATTTGATAAAATTGATCTAAATAAAGAGGTCATAAACTACATAGCTACAAACATGGGAGATAATATCCGTGAGATCGAGGGAGCTATCATAAATTTAAACGTATTTAAAACTCTTATGAAAGAAGAGATCACACTTGATCTTGCAAAAAGTATATTAAAAGATTTGATCAAAGAAAAACGTGAAAATATAAATTTTGATACTATCGTTGAAATAGTTAGCAAAGAACTAAATATCAAACAAAGTGATATAAAAAGCAAATCAAGAGTTACAAATATCGTAGAAGCAAGACGAATCATCATATATCTTGCAAAGATGCTTACAACAAACTCAATGCCACAAATCGCAAACTATTTTGGTATGAAAGATCACAGTGCTGTTAGTCATAATATTAAAAAGATAAATGAGCTAATACAAACTAATGAAATTTTTAGTCTAAAAGTTACTGAATTAAAAAACAAAATTTTGACAAAAGGATAA
- the thyX gene encoding FAD-dependent thymidylate synthase yields the protein MQVTLLNHTPLNICSHAIRTCWQSFEKGDNGGEKDIELIDRVGNKFKHASTLEHLYYNFYIQGISRALLQELARHRLASLSVKSTRYTLKELKKEEKFEVGQFERAAKFIVLTNDELVDNASIKALENLREILASTTKSLDIVKYCLPECYKTELTWSINARSLQNFISLRSSKSALWEIRNLANAIYDVLPEEHKFIFEKCLPEDEQN from the coding sequence ATGCAAGTAACACTACTAAATCACACTCCACTAAATATCTGCTCTCATGCGATCCGCACATGCTGGCAAAGCTTTGAAAAAGGTGATAACGGCGGCGAAAAAGATATTGAGCTAATAGATAGAGTAGGCAATAAATTTAAACACGCCTCGACCTTAGAGCACCTATACTACAACTTCTACATCCAAGGTATCTCTCGTGCGCTACTTCAAGAGCTAGCTCGTCACCGCTTGGCAAGTCTAAGCGTCAAATCAACCCGCTACACGCTAAAAGAGCTAAAAAAAGAGGAAAAATTTGAAGTAGGGCAGTTTGAGCGTGCAGCTAAATTTATTGTACTAACAAATGACGAGCTAGTCGATAACGCAAGCATAAAAGCGCTTGAAAATTTACGTGAAATTTTAGCCTCAACTACAAAAAGCCTTGACATCGTCAAATACTGCTTGCCAGAGTGCTATAAAACTGAGCTTACATGGAGCATAAATGCTAGAAGCTTACAAAATTTCATCTCTTTAAGAAGCTCAAAATCAGCCCTTTGGGAGATAAGAAATTTAGCAAATGCTATCTACGATGTCTTACCTGAAGAACATAAATTTATCTTTGAAAAATGCTTGCCAGAGGATGAGCAAAACTAA